The following are encoded in a window of bacterium genomic DNA:
- the tyrS gene encoding tyrosine--tRNA ligase, translating into MNVLDVLEQRGFIHQLTAESPEEKDALRDLLERPTTCYIGFDPTSASLHAGSLVPIMALMHMQRFGHRPIALVGGGTGLIGDPSGKTEMRKLLSKEEIEMNAEGLKRQLARFLSFEQDRALLLNNAQWLTKLNYIEFLRDFGRHFSVNRMLAAESIRRGLERGLSFIEFNYMLLQAYDFWYLFVNHNCTIQMGGSDQWGNIVAGIELIRKMEGGKKAYGITFPLLETSSGRKMGKTEKGTVWLDSQRTSPYDYYQFWINTEDEDLVRFLKLFTLLPLEEISEVEGLRGSEMNPAKSILAYEATRLAHGEEAALEAHKASGVFGLREIPSELLPTSNVPRRSQEADLSSIPTSELPEERLALGIPACELLVEVGLCSSKGEARRLINQGGAYRGEERICSPEERLGLEHMGPQGLLLRKGKKRYHRVTVAGKKNLV; encoded by the coding sequence ATGAACGTGTTGGACGTGCTGGAGCAGAGAGGGTTCATCCATCAGTTGACGGCCGAAAGTCCCGAGGAGAAGGATGCTCTGAGGGATCTGTTGGAAAGACCCACCACTTGTTACATAGGTTTTGATCCTACCTCCGCAAGCCTTCATGCTGGCAGCCTAGTGCCCATAATGGCATTGATGCACATGCAAAGATTTGGGCACAGGCCCATTGCTCTTGTGGGAGGGGGCACCGGGCTCATAGGGGATCCCAGCGGCAAAACAGAGATGCGCAAGTTACTGTCTAAGGAAGAGATAGAGATGAATGCCGAGGGTCTCAAGAGGCAGCTGGCCAGATTCCTGAGCTTTGAACAGGACAGGGCCTTGCTGCTCAACAACGCCCAATGGCTGACCAAGTTGAATTATATAGAGTTTTTGAGGGATTTTGGAAGGCACTTCAGCGTCAACAGGATGCTTGCTGCCGAGTCCATTCGTCGAGGGCTGGAAAGGGGGCTATCCTTCATTGAATTCAACTACATGCTGCTTCAGGCATATGATTTCTGGTATCTTTTCGTAAACCACAATTGCACGATACAAATGGGAGGAAGCGATCAGTGGGGAAACATAGTGGCCGGCATTGAGTTGATAAGAAAGATGGAGGGTGGGAAAAAGGCTTACGGGATAACCTTTCCCCTGCTGGAGACAAGTTCAGGCCGCAAGATGGGCAAGACAGAGAAGGGCACGGTGTGGCTGGATTCGCAAAGGACCTCTCCCTATGATTACTATCAGTTTTGGATAAACACAGAAGATGAGGATTTGGTGCGTTTTCTGAAGCTTTTTACCCTGCTTCCTCTGGAGGAGATTTCAGAGGTGGAAGGTCTGCGGGGAAGCGAAATGAATCCGGCCAAATCCATCTTGGCCTATGAGGCCACCAGGTTGGCCCACGGTGAGGAGGCTGCTTTGGAGGCTCACAAGGCCAGCGGGGTCTTTGGGTTGAGGGAGATTCCTTCGGAACTTTTGCCTACAAGCAATGTGCCCAGGAGATCCCAAGAAGCAGACCTCAGTTCCATCCCCACCAGCGAGTTACCTGAGGAAAGATTGGCTTTGGGAATACCGGCCTGTGAACTCCTGGTGGAGGTAGGGCTATGCTCTTCCAAGGGGGAGGCCAGGCGTTTGATAAATCAGGGAGGAGCTTACCGGGGAGAGGAGAGGATCTGCTCTCCCGAAGAGAGACTGGGCCTGGAGCATATGGGGCCCCAGGGTCTGCTGCTAAGGAAGGGCAAGAAAAGATATCACAGGGTTACGGTTGCAGGTAAAAAAAATTTGGTTTGA